In Burkholderia sp. GAS332, one DNA window encodes the following:
- a CDS encoding 7-cyano-7-deazaguanine reductase, with protein MTPEQSPLGKPSAYTEQYDASLLFPIARKNAREAIGIGAQLPFFGTDIWNAYELSWLNARGKPQIAVATFFVPADSPNIVESKSFKLYLGSFAQTAFESMEMVRDTIKRDVSAACGATVSVHLTAPYEFGKLQMEEFEGLSLDRLDLDTDVYQPDASLLKAALDEAPVEETLFSNLLKSNCPVTGQPDWGSVQIHYVGPQIDHAGLLRYIISYRNHTGFHEQCVERIFIDVLKACRPVKLAVYARYTRRGGLDINPFRTNYNLPMPDNLRLARQ; from the coding sequence ATGACACCTGAACAGTCACCGCTGGGTAAGCCTTCCGCTTACACCGAACAATATGACGCTTCGCTGCTCTTTCCGATTGCCCGGAAGAATGCACGCGAGGCGATTGGGATTGGCGCGCAGTTGCCGTTTTTCGGCACGGACATCTGGAATGCCTACGAGCTTTCCTGGCTGAATGCGCGCGGCAAGCCGCAGATTGCGGTGGCGACTTTCTTCGTGCCGGCTGATTCGCCGAATATTGTCGAGTCGAAGTCGTTCAAGCTCTATCTTGGGTCGTTTGCGCAGACGGCGTTCGAGTCGATGGAAATGGTGCGCGACACGATCAAGCGGGATGTTTCCGCTGCTTGCGGTGCGACTGTTTCTGTTCATCTGACTGCGCCGTATGAGTTCGGCAAATTGCAGATGGAAGAGTTTGAAGGCTTGTCGCTGGATCGGCTCGATCTGGATACGGATGTTTATCAGCCTGATGCTTCGTTGCTCAAGGCGGCGCTTGATGAAGCGCCGGTTGAAGAGACGTTGTTCTCTAATTTGCTGAAGTCGAATTGTCCGGTGACCGGGCAGCCTGACTGGGGCAGCGTGCAGATTCATTATGTCGGGCCGCAGATCGATCATGCTGGGTTGCTGCGGTACATCATCTCCTATCGGAATCACACCGGGTTTCATGAGCAGTGTGTCGAGAGGATTTTTATCGATGTTCTTAAGGCCTGCCGGCCGGTGAAGCTTGCGGTTTATGCGCGGTATACCCGCCGGGGGGGGCTGGATATTAATCCGTTTCGCACTAACTATAATTTGCCGATGCCGGATAATTTGCGGTTGGCGAGGCAATAA
- a CDS encoding transcriptional regulator, RpiR family, translating to MNSTAEPLAFDIVARIAECAPELRSAERKVAALILDDLTGASRASIGALAQQAEVSVATVTRFAKAVGCRDVRELKLRLAQAAAVGQRFLQAGGPTDAPEPIATRVFDELQTALAHNHQLLRQAPLDEAAAVLRAARMIYVFGMGGGSTALADEMRFRLVRLGRPVATYQDGLLQRMVASTVSRECVVIALSTTGRVPEMVENCKIARSYGATVIALTAPASPLAKLADWVIPIVAFETDFIYKPSSSRYAMMMALDVLVTELAVSQGDESRELLRRMKHALDAHRGGGDRQPLGD from the coding sequence ATGAACTCAACTGCTGAACCGCTGGCTTTCGACATCGTCGCGCGCATCGCCGAGTGCGCGCCGGAACTGCGTTCGGCCGAACGGAAGGTTGCAGCACTGATTCTCGACGACCTGACCGGTGCATCGCGCGCCAGCATTGGCGCGCTCGCGCAGCAGGCGGAAGTGAGCGTCGCGACCGTGACACGCTTTGCCAAGGCGGTCGGTTGCCGCGACGTGCGGGAGTTGAAGCTGCGGCTCGCGCAGGCGGCCGCCGTCGGCCAGCGCTTCCTGCAAGCGGGTGGACCCACAGACGCGCCCGAGCCCATCGCCACCCGCGTGTTCGACGAACTGCAGACCGCGCTCGCTCACAACCACCAGTTGCTGCGTCAGGCGCCTTTAGACGAAGCGGCGGCCGTGTTGCGCGCCGCGCGAATGATCTATGTATTCGGCATGGGCGGCGGCTCGACGGCATTGGCCGACGAGATGCGCTTCCGGCTCGTGCGCCTCGGCCGGCCGGTTGCGACCTATCAGGACGGCTTGTTGCAGCGCATGGTGGCGAGCACGGTGTCGCGCGAGTGCGTGGTGATCGCGTTGTCCACCACCGGGCGCGTGCCTGAGATGGTCGAGAACTGCAAGATCGCGCGCAGCTATGGCGCGACGGTGATTGCCCTGACCGCGCCGGCTTCGCCGTTGGCCAAACTGGCCGATTGGGTGATCCCGATCGTCGCCTTTGAAACCGATTTCATTTACAAGCCGTCGTCGTCGCGTTACGCGATGATGATGGCGCTCGATGTGCTCGTCACCGAACTAGCCGTCAGTCAGGGCGACGAGAGCCGTGAATTGCTGCGCCGCATGAAGCACGCGCTCGACGCGCACCGTGGCGGCGGAGATCGACAACCGTTAGGAGACTGA
- a CDS encoding transcriptional regulator, MarR family, translating into MEQQDRVAVMQQFGRTYRAFMSAFEAQVGHPLPRWRILLALHEQAGESSQKRLVERLRVDPGALTRQLKTLEGLGWIARSMDTRDNRVTNVRLTEAGQSATEASLPRRNAFLHDTMAALPDDALSALSGALKMLEARIGEVAATAGAAGADSAVPSQASEAVGTVPAR; encoded by the coding sequence ATGGAACAACAGGACCGCGTCGCCGTTATGCAGCAATTCGGGCGCACTTATCGGGCGTTCATGTCGGCGTTCGAGGCCCAGGTTGGCCACCCGTTGCCACGCTGGCGCATTCTGCTCGCGCTGCACGAGCAGGCCGGCGAGTCGTCGCAGAAGCGGCTGGTCGAGCGCCTGCGCGTCGATCCGGGCGCGCTTACGCGACAGTTGAAAACGCTCGAGGGTTTGGGCTGGATTGCTCGCAGCATGGATACGCGCGATAACCGCGTGACCAATGTGCGGTTGACGGAAGCGGGGCAGTCGGCGACTGAAGCCAGCCTGCCGCGTCGCAACGCTTTTTTGCACGACACGATGGCGGCATTGCCCGACGATGCGCTGAGCGCGCTGTCGGGCGCCTTGAAGATGCTGGAAGCGCGGATCGGTGAAGTGGCGGCGACTGCTGGCGCTGCAGGCGCGGATTCTGCAGTTCCTTCGCAAGCATCGGAAGCGGTTGGCACTGTTCCGGCGCGTTAG
- a CDS encoding 5'-nucleotidase: MAISLVDKLVVAISSRALFDFEEENRVYEDGDLQAYEALQRERLAVPAKPGVAFPLIRKLLALNAGGHRVEVVILSRSDPISGLRAFHSCREYGLAIERGVFTRGRAPFGYLKPLNASLFLSANQDDVRDALAAGFPAARVLPESAKMASKYPDEIRIAFDGDAVLFSDEAERVFQKDGLRAFVGHEMHNKDLPLADGPLKPLLEALHRLQKLADEAAPMHIRTALVTARSAPAHERAIRTLMAWNIEIDEAMFLGGLDKSAFLREFEPDFFFDDQIGHCESARVVTATGHVLSGIVNAS; the protein is encoded by the coding sequence ATGGCTATTTCGCTTGTCGACAAACTGGTGGTGGCAATCTCGTCGCGCGCGCTGTTCGACTTCGAGGAAGAGAACCGCGTGTACGAGGACGGCGACCTGCAAGCTTATGAAGCACTGCAGCGCGAGCGACTGGCCGTGCCTGCCAAACCGGGTGTCGCGTTTCCGCTGATCCGCAAGTTGCTGGCGTTGAATGCAGGCGGCCACCGGGTCGAAGTCGTGATCCTGTCGCGCAGCGATCCGATTAGCGGATTGCGCGCATTTCATTCGTGCCGGGAATATGGGCTAGCGATCGAGCGTGGCGTGTTTACACGTGGGCGCGCACCATTTGGCTATCTGAAGCCGTTGAACGCGTCGCTGTTTTTGTCCGCGAATCAGGACGATGTGCGTGATGCATTGGCTGCCGGATTTCCGGCTGCGCGCGTCTTGCCCGAATCGGCGAAAATGGCGAGTAAGTATCCGGACGAAATCCGGATTGCCTTCGACGGCGACGCCGTGCTGTTTTCCGACGAAGCCGAGCGCGTGTTTCAGAAGGATGGCCTGCGGGCGTTCGTCGGCCATGAGATGCACAACAAGGATTTGCCGCTCGCGGATGGGCCTTTGAAGCCGTTGCTCGAAGCGCTGCACCGGCTACAGAAACTCGCGGACGAAGCCGCACCGATGCATATTCGTACGGCATTGGTCACGGCGCGCTCAGCTCCGGCGCATGAGCGGGCAATCCGTACCTTGATGGCGTGGAACATCGAAATCGACGAAGCGATGTTCCTCGGCGGCCTCGACAAGAGCGCGTTTTTGCGCGAGTTCGAGCCGGACTTTTTCTTCGACGACCAAATTGGCCATTGCGAATCGGCCCGCGTCGTGACGGCGACGGGGCACGTGCTGAGTGGCATCGTGAACGCATCATGA
- a CDS encoding D-serine dehydratase — MKVTNYQGATIDPYSKGLGMVPGTSIQLKDAARLEWNLLNEDVSLPAAVLYADRVEHNLKWMQAFVAEYGVKLAPHGKTTMAPQLFRRQLETGAWGITLATAHQVRAAYHGGVSRILMANQLVGRHNMMMVAELLSDPDFEFFCLVDSVEGVEQLGQFFTSVRKPLQVLLELGVPGGRTGVRDEAQRNAVLEAIARYPDVLKLAGVELYEGVLKEEHEVREFLQSAVAVTRKLVEEGRFARTPAVLSGAGSAWYDVVAEEFVKASETGKVEVVLRPGCYLTHDVGVYRKAQTDIFARNPVAKKMGEGLLPALQLWAYVQSIPEPDRAIIGLGKRDSAFDAGMPEPARHYRPGSEAPRDIAASEGWEIFGLMDQHAYLRIPAGADLKVGDMIAFDISHPCLTFDKWRQVLVLDPSYRVTEVIETFF; from the coding sequence ATGAAAGTTACAAACTATCAGGGCGCAACGATTGATCCTTATAGCAAGGGCTTGGGCATGGTTCCGGGCACCAGCATCCAACTCAAGGATGCCGCGCGCCTCGAGTGGAACCTGCTGAACGAAGACGTGAGTCTGCCCGCCGCTGTGCTGTACGCGGATCGTGTGGAACACAACTTGAAGTGGATGCAAGCGTTCGTTGCGGAATACGGCGTTAAGCTCGCGCCGCACGGCAAAACCACCATGGCGCCGCAGTTGTTCCGCCGTCAACTCGAAACCGGCGCATGGGGCATCACGCTCGCCACCGCGCATCAGGTGCGCGCGGCGTATCACGGCGGTGTTTCGCGCATTCTGATGGCCAACCAGTTAGTTGGCCGCCACAACATGATGATGGTCGCCGAGTTGCTGAGCGACCCTGATTTCGAATTCTTCTGCCTCGTCGATTCGGTCGAAGGCGTCGAGCAACTGGGGCAGTTTTTCACGTCGGTGCGCAAACCGCTGCAGGTGCTGCTCGAACTCGGCGTGCCGGGCGGGCGCACCGGCGTGCGCGACGAAGCGCAGCGCAACGCGGTGCTCGAAGCGATCGCGCGCTATCCGGACGTGTTGAAGCTGGCAGGCGTCGAATTGTATGAAGGTGTGCTGAAAGAAGAACACGAAGTGCGCGAGTTCCTGCAGAGCGCCGTGGCTGTGACGCGCAAGCTCGTCGAGGAAGGACGTTTTGCCCGCACGCCGGCCGTTCTGTCAGGCGCCGGCTCGGCCTGGTACGACGTGGTCGCGGAAGAATTCGTGAAGGCCTCGGAGACCGGCAAGGTCGAAGTCGTGCTGCGGCCCGGCTGCTATCTGACGCATGACGTCGGCGTCTACCGCAAGGCGCAAACGGACATTTTCGCGCGCAATCCGGTCGCGAAGAAAATGGGCGAAGGCCTGTTGCCGGCGCTGCAACTGTGGGCGTACGTGCAATCGATCCCGGAACCGGATCGCGCCATCATCGGTCTGGGCAAACGCGATTCCGCATTCGACGCGGGCATGCCCGAACCGGCGCGCCACTATCGTCCGGGCAGCGAAGCGCCGCGCGATATCGCGGCGAGCGAAGGCTGGGAGATTTTTGGCTTGATGGACCAGCACGCGTATCTGCGAATTCCCGCGGGCGCCGATCTGAAGGTGGGCGACATGATCGCGTTCGACATCTCGCACCCGTGCCTGACGTTCGACAAATGGCGTCAGGTGCTGGTGCTCGATCCGTCGTATCGCGTCACTGAAGTGATCGAAACGTTCTTCTGA
- a CDS encoding reactive intermediate/imine deaminase has product MKRYGVEGGKGTGGQHMPFARAVEADGWLFVSGQTPMENGEVINGGIVEQSHKAIQNVFAILKEAGYGAEHVVRCGVWLDDPRDFASFNKVFREYFGENPPARACVVSSMVIDCRVEVDCVAYKKPSA; this is encoded by the coding sequence ATGAAGCGATATGGTGTTGAAGGTGGTAAGGGTACGGGTGGTCAACATATGCCCTTTGCTCGGGCAGTTGAAGCGGATGGCTGGTTGTTCGTTTCCGGGCAGACGCCGATGGAAAACGGTGAGGTGATCAATGGCGGGATCGTTGAGCAATCGCACAAGGCGATTCAGAATGTTTTCGCTATTTTGAAAGAAGCCGGGTATGGGGCGGAGCATGTTGTTCGATGCGGTGTGTGGCTTGATGATCCGCGGGACTTTGCTTCTTTCAACAAGGTGTTTCGGGAGTATTTTGGCGAGAATCCGCCGGCTCGGGCATGTGTGGTTTCTTCGATGGTGATCGATTGCCGGGTTGAGGTTGATTGCGTTGCTTATAAGAAGCCTTCGGCTTAA
- a CDS encoding drug resistance transporter, EmrB/QacA subfamily yields the protein MTVHTAAHHSSGQVLPFRESLLAMLGISFVSMLVALDQTVVGTALPTIVSELKGFELYAWVATSYLLTSVITVPIFGRLGDYYGRKPFVIASIVVFTGASVLCGAANNMLFLVLARGLQGIGGGMLVGTAFACIPDLFPDSVVRLRWQVLMSSAFGIANAVGPSLGGFLTQYYGWRSVFYVNLPVGLLSLYFVWRFLPHLRHVEHEGKMRLDWPGALLIAVALGSLQLFVELLPKHGVTLSAFALLALSVASAYGLWQWEKRCPTAILPVDMFRNRSLAALFTLAVLGGFTMFSLLFYAPLLFQGGFGMSPNEAGLVITPLVVFITIGSIANGRIVSRVRNPNLMLYVGFALVALACLGVVVATRSMPHWLLMSFMVLGGLGLGFVMPNLTIFAQQTAGREHLGIATALLQSLRMIGGMIGTALTGTLITHMYASGVRSALENDHASQWFSDLGDPQILINRDAQTTLLGQLAHAGHNGAMLLESAREALVSAIHLGLALAAIIAVVSVWQSRRVPPIKLQRKLEPVIHAD from the coding sequence ATGACTGTCCATACCGCAGCCCACCACTCGAGCGGGCAAGTTTTACCTTTCCGGGAATCGCTACTGGCGATGCTCGGGATTTCCTTCGTCTCGATGCTGGTCGCCCTCGACCAGACAGTGGTCGGCACCGCGTTGCCCACGATCGTTTCGGAGCTGAAGGGTTTCGAGCTTTACGCGTGGGTCGCCACGTCGTATTTGCTGACCTCGGTGATTACCGTGCCGATCTTCGGCCGGCTCGGCGATTACTACGGGCGCAAGCCGTTCGTGATCGCATCGATCGTCGTGTTCACGGGGGCTTCGGTGCTGTGCGGCGCCGCCAACAACATGCTGTTCCTCGTGCTCGCTCGCGGCTTGCAAGGCATTGGCGGCGGCATGCTGGTCGGCACCGCCTTTGCGTGCATTCCCGATCTCTTCCCCGACTCGGTCGTGCGACTGCGCTGGCAGGTGCTGATGAGTTCGGCGTTCGGTATTGCGAATGCGGTGGGGCCGTCGCTCGGTGGTTTTCTCACGCAGTACTACGGCTGGCGCTCGGTGTTCTACGTGAATCTGCCGGTTGGTTTGCTGTCGCTGTATTTCGTCTGGCGCTTCCTGCCGCATCTGCGGCATGTCGAACACGAAGGGAAGATGCGGCTCGATTGGCCGGGTGCACTGCTGATCGCGGTGGCGCTCGGCTCGCTGCAGTTGTTCGTCGAGTTGTTGCCGAAGCACGGCGTCACGTTGAGCGCCTTCGCGCTGCTCGCCTTGAGCGTCGCCTCGGCGTACGGGTTGTGGCAGTGGGAAAAGCGCTGCCCGACGGCGATTTTGCCCGTCGACATGTTTCGCAATCGCAGTCTGGCCGCGCTCTTCACGCTCGCCGTGCTGGGCGGCTTCACGATGTTCTCGTTGCTGTTCTACGCACCGTTGTTGTTCCAGGGCGGTTTCGGGATGTCGCCGAACGAAGCGGGGCTCGTCATTACGCCGCTCGTCGTGTTCATCACGATCGGTAGTATCGCCAACGGACGTATCGTCTCGCGTGTGCGCAATCCGAATCTGATGCTGTACGTCGGCTTCGCGCTGGTGGCGCTCGCGTGCCTCGGTGTGGTCGTCGCGACGCGCTCCATGCCGCATTGGCTGCTGATGTCGTTCATGGTGCTCGGCGGCCTCGGTCTCGGCTTCGTCATGCCGAATCTGACGATTTTCGCGCAGCAGACAGCCGGCCGCGAACACCTCGGTATCGCCACCGCGCTGCTGCAGTCGCTGCGGATGATCGGCGGGATGATCGGCACCGCGCTGACCGGCACGCTAATCACGCATATGTACGCAAGTGGTGTACGCAGCGCGCTTGAAAACGATCACGCATCGCAGTGGTTCTCCGACCTCGGCGACCCGCAAATCCTGATCAATCGCGACGCGCAAACGACCTTGCTCGGCCAACTGGCGCACGCGGGCCACAACGGCGCGATGCTGCTCGAGAGTGCGCGCGAGGCGCTCGTTTCGGCGATTCATCTGGGTCTTGCGCTGGCGGCGATCATCGCCGTGGTGTCCGTGTGGCAAAGCCGCCGTGTGCCGCCGATCAAGCTCCAGCGCAAGCTCGAGCCGGTGATTCACGCGGATTGA
- a CDS encoding EcsC protein family protein yields the protein MEPSSLASQSLSDEDLNALRRAKHELESPALAMKLASIVGSPLEKLLSRMPAFANEKVTDATELALRKCLSIALRTLGRQAGASPLIVPDKPSNLLHKFAVATTGAAGGAFGLFALPVELPVTTTLMFRSICDIARSEGEDLTSIDTQLQCLTVLGMGGTSKADDDADFGYFIMRGALAQAVSKASSEIATKGFTAHGSAALLRLLNTIASRFSVQVSEQIAAKSIPAIGAVLGAMVNTVFIDHFQQVAHGHFTVRRLERRYGQEPVEAAYQAMDVTLDG from the coding sequence ATGGAGCCGAGTTCGCTCGCATCACAATCCTTATCGGACGAAGACCTGAACGCGCTGCGACGCGCGAAACACGAACTGGAGAGCCCCGCGCTGGCGATGAAACTGGCGAGCATCGTCGGCTCGCCGCTCGAGAAATTGCTCTCGCGCATGCCGGCTTTTGCCAATGAAAAGGTCACGGATGCGACGGAACTGGCGCTGCGCAAGTGTCTATCGATCGCGCTGCGCACGCTGGGGCGGCAGGCCGGCGCCTCGCCCCTGATCGTGCCCGACAAGCCGAGCAACCTGCTGCACAAGTTCGCCGTGGCCACCACCGGTGCGGCCGGCGGCGCCTTCGGTCTGTTCGCGTTGCCCGTCGAATTGCCGGTCACGACCACACTGATGTTCCGCTCGATCTGCGATATCGCGCGCAGCGAAGGCGAGGATCTGACGTCGATCGACACGCAACTGCAATGCCTGACGGTGCTCGGCATGGGCGGCACCTCGAAAGCCGACGACGACGCCGACTTCGGCTACTTCATCATGCGCGGCGCGCTGGCGCAGGCGGTGTCGAAGGCTTCCTCCGAAATCGCGACGAAAGGCTTCACCGCGCATGGCTCCGCGGCCTTGCTGCGGCTGCTGAACACGATTGCCTCACGCTTTTCGGTGCAGGTGAGCGAGCAGATCGCCGCCAAGTCGATTCCGGCGATCGGCGCAGTGCTCGGCGCGATGGTCAATACGGTGTTCATCGACCACTTCCAGCAGGTCGCGCACGGTCACTTCACCGTGCGGCGGCTGGAGCGGCGCTACGGCCAGGAACCGGTCGAGGCCGCCTATCAGGCGATGGACGTCACCCTGGATGGCTGA
- a CDS encoding N-acyl-D-glutamate deacylase/N-acyl-D-amino-acid deacylase: MHSHPEAADTLIVGAQLYDGTGAPPVERDVAIRDGHIAAIGNLSNWLAEEVIEANGRALAPGFIDVHTHDDTHVIRSPQMLPKITQGVTTVIVGNCGISASPVSLKGDPPDPMNLLGDRGAFQYPTFAAYVEAVNAARPAVNVGALIGHTALRSNQMDRLDRAATAEEIDGMRAQLEEALSNGALGLSSGLAYGSAFSAPTEEVMALAEPLAAAGALYTTHMRTEFDAILDAMDEAYRVGRHAHVPVVISHLKCAGPSNWGRSVEVLESLEGARRLQPIGCDCYPYNRSSSTLDLKQVTGDIDITITWSEPHPEMAGKLVKEIAAEWGVTQQEAGKRLQPAGAVYHNMSEDDVRRILSHPATMVGSDGLPNDPLPHPRLWGAFPRVLGHYVRDANLLPLEEAVRKMTSLSARRFGLAQRGEVHVGYHADLVLFDPAKVRDAATFEKPQQAADGIDAVWVNGVLTYRDGEVTGERAGHFVARGAASKGDAHGAF; encoded by the coding sequence ATGCATTCGCATCCCGAAGCCGCCGATACGCTGATCGTCGGCGCGCAACTGTACGACGGCACGGGCGCGCCGCCGGTCGAACGCGACGTTGCGATTCGCGACGGCCACATCGCCGCGATCGGCAATCTGTCGAACTGGCTCGCCGAAGAGGTGATCGAGGCCAATGGCCGCGCGCTGGCGCCCGGTTTCATCGACGTTCATACGCATGACGACACGCACGTGATCCGTTCACCGCAGATGCTGCCGAAGATCACCCAGGGCGTGACGACGGTGATCGTCGGCAATTGCGGGATCAGTGCGTCGCCGGTATCGCTGAAGGGCGATCCGCCTGATCCGATGAACCTGCTCGGCGACCGCGGCGCGTTTCAATACCCGACCTTTGCTGCCTACGTCGAGGCGGTGAACGCCGCGCGTCCCGCGGTGAATGTCGGCGCTTTGATTGGGCACACGGCGTTGCGCAGCAACCAGATGGACCGGCTCGATCGCGCGGCGACCGCGGAGGAAATCGACGGCATGCGCGCGCAACTCGAAGAGGCGTTGTCGAACGGGGCGTTGGGTTTGAGCTCGGGACTCGCGTACGGCTCCGCCTTCTCCGCGCCGACCGAAGAGGTGATGGCGCTGGCCGAGCCGCTTGCCGCCGCTGGCGCGCTTTACACCACGCACATGCGCACCGAGTTCGACGCGATTCTCGACGCGATGGACGAAGCGTATCGGGTGGGCCGTCACGCGCATGTGCCGGTGGTGATTTCGCATCTGAAGTGCGCGGGGCCATCGAACTGGGGGCGTAGCGTTGAGGTGCTGGAGTCGCTGGAAGGCGCGCGTCGTTTGCAGCCGATCGGCTGCGATTGCTACCCGTACAACCGCAGTTCGTCGACGCTCGATCTGAAGCAGGTGACGGGCGACATCGACATCACGATTACGTGGTCCGAGCCGCATCCCGAGATGGCGGGCAAGCTGGTGAAGGAGATTGCCGCCGAGTGGGGCGTGACGCAACAGGAGGCGGGCAAGCGCTTGCAGCCGGCGGGCGCGGTGTATCACAACATGTCCGAGGACGATGTGCGGCGCATTCTGTCGCATCCCGCGACGATGGTCGGCTCCGATGGTTTGCCGAACGATCCGCTGCCGCATCCGCGGTTGTGGGGAGCGTTTCCGCGGGTGCTTGGGCATTACGTGCGCGATGCGAACCTGTTGCCGCTCGAAGAGGCGGTGCGCAAGATGACCAGCTTGTCGGCGCGCCGGTTTGGGTTGGCGCAACGGGGCGAGGTGCATGTCGGTTATCACGCGGATCTGGTGTTATTCGACCCGGCCAAGGTGCGCGATGCGGCGACGTTCGAGAAGCCGCAACAGGCGGCGGACGGGATCGACGCGGTGTGGGTGAACGGCGTGTTGACTTACCGCGATGGTGAGGTGACGGGCGAGCGAGCCGGGCATTTTGTGGCGCGTGGCGCGGCGTCGAAGGGTGATGCGCACGGCGCGTTTTGA
- a CDS encoding L-threonine ammonia-lyase, with protein MLTALADTLKARARTVGAIIDPFPSRKAHRATRMASHDYLKKTLTARVYDVARETELERAPNLSARLRNPVYLKREDNQPVFSFKVRGAYNKMAHIPAEALERGVITASAGNHAQGVALSAARMGVKAIIVVPVTTPQVKVDAVRAHGGATVEVVQFGESYSDAYGHAVKLQEERGLTFVHPFDDPYVIAGQGTVAMEILSQHQGPIHAIFVPIGGGGLAAGVAAYVKSVRPEIKVIGVQTDDSCAMAASLKAGERVTLNEVGLFSDGTAVKLVGEETFRLCREYLDDVLLVDTDALCAAIKDVFQDTRSVLEPAGALAVAGAKQYAEREGIENQTLIAITSGANMNFDRMRFVAERAEVGEAREAVFAVTIPEERGSFRRFCELVGTRSVTEFNYRIADANSAHIFVGVQIRNRSESAQIAGAFEAHGFATVDLTFDELSKQHIRYMVGGRSPLAHDERLFRFEFPERPGALMKFLSSMAPNWNISLFHYRNQGADYSSILVGIQVPESENSEFERFLATLGYPYWEETQNPVYRLFLA; from the coding sequence TTGCTGACGGCTCTCGCGGATACGCTGAAGGCCAGAGCGCGCACCGTTGGCGCTATCATTGACCCTTTCCCGTCCCGCAAAGCGCACCGCGCCACCCGCATGGCTTCCCACGACTACCTGAAGAAAACCCTGACCGCGCGCGTCTACGACGTGGCCCGCGAGACCGAACTCGAACGCGCGCCGAATCTGTCGGCACGGTTGCGTAATCCGGTTTATCTGAAACGCGAGGACAACCAGCCGGTGTTCTCGTTCAAGGTGCGCGGCGCGTACAACAAGATGGCGCATATTCCGGCGGAAGCGCTGGAGCGTGGCGTGATTACCGCATCGGCGGGCAATCATGCGCAGGGCGTCGCGCTGTCGGCGGCCCGCATGGGCGTAAAGGCGATCATTGTGGTGCCGGTGACGACCCCGCAGGTGAAGGTCGATGCGGTGCGTGCACATGGCGGGGCGACGGTCGAGGTGGTGCAGTTCGGCGAGTCCTATAGCGACGCGTACGGACATGCGGTGAAGCTGCAGGAAGAACGCGGCCTGACGTTTGTTCACCCGTTCGACGATCCGTATGTGATCGCCGGCCAGGGCACGGTCGCGATGGAAATTCTCAGCCAGCATCAAGGTCCGATCCACGCGATCTTCGTGCCGATCGGCGGTGGTGGCCTGGCGGCAGGCGTCGCTGCATACGTGAAATCGGTGCGCCCGGAGATCAAGGTGATCGGCGTACAGACCGATGACTCGTGCGCAATGGCCGCGTCGCTGAAAGCGGGTGAACGGGTCACGCTGAACGAAGTGGGGCTGTTTTCGGACGGCACCGCGGTCAAGCTGGTCGGCGAGGAAACCTTCCGCCTGTGCCGTGAATATCTCGACGACGTGCTGCTGGTGGACACCGATGCACTGTGCGCCGCGATCAAGGACGTGTTCCAGGACACCCGCAGCGTGCTGGAGCCGGCCGGCGCGCTGGCCGTGGCAGGCGCCAAACAGTATGCCGAGCGCGAAGGCATCGAGAACCAGACGCTGATCGCGATCACGTCCGGCGCGAACATGAATTTCGACCGCATGCGTTTCGTGGCCGAGCGCGCCGAAGTCGGTGAAGCCCGTGAAGCCGTGTTCGCCGTGACGATCCCCGAGGAGCGCGGCAGCTTCCGGCGTTTCTGCGAGCTGGTGGGCACGCGCAGCGTTACCGAGTTCAACTACCGGATTGCGGATGCAAACTCCGCCCATATCTTCGTCGGTGTGCAGATCCGCAATCGCAGCGAATCGGCGCAGATCGCGGGCGCATTTGAAGCGCACGGCTTTGCCACTGTCGATCTGACTTTCGATGAACTGTCGAAGCAGCACATCCGCTACATGGTCGGCGGACGCTCGCCGCTGGCCCACGACGAACGTCTGTTCCGCTTCGAGTTTCCGGAGCGGCCGGGTGCGCTGATGAAGTTTCTGTCGTCGATGGCGCCGAACTGGAATATCAGCCTGTTCCACTATCGCAACCAGGGGGCGGACTACAGTTCGATTCTGGTGGGCATCCAGGTGCCGGAGAGCGAGAACAGCGAGTTCGAACGCTTTCTCGCAACGCTCGGTTATCCGTACTGGGAAGAAACGCAGAACCCGGTGTACCGCTTGTTCCTCGCTTGA